The Phalacrocorax carbo chromosome 28, bPhaCar2.1, whole genome shotgun sequence genome segment ctgcaggcagcccgtGGGGAATGGCCAGAGTGGGCGGCAAACTCACGGTGGGGCCCAGCAGCTCTTCTTGGGCTGCGCAGAGCAGGAGCCCAAAGTGGGGAGAAGACAGGGAGGCAAAGAGGGAGAAGCTGCTGTTGAAGGAGAAGCGCACGAGCCCTGCTGCAAGTGACAGTCTGGAGGAGGGACGTGCTGCCAAGGTTTGCTCGTTTGGGCTGGCATGGAGTtagttttctttacagaagctagtatggggctatgttttggattttgctggaaacagtgctgcgGATTCCGGGATGTTTTCGTTATTGCTTAGGCGTGCTTAGAAAGAGTCAAAgagttttctgcttctcacagctGCCCAGCAGCGAGTGGGATGGGGATGCACAAGAACGTGGGAGACAACGCAGCTGGGAAAGCAGAGCCCAAGTGACCAGAAGGATATTCCATCCCACGTGACATCGTGCTGAGCATCgaaagctgggggaagcagaaggaaggaggtggTGTTCGTACTGATGGAGTTTGTCTTACTCTTCCCAAGTGACAGCTGCAGATACCGaggccctgctgtcctggagatggctaaacacctgcctgctggtgggaagtAGTGAGTGAATCCCTAGGTTTCCTTTGACTGGGCATGTGGCTTCTTCTTTACATAAtgaactgcctttatctcaacccacgagctttctcCTGTTTCATCTCCTGATTCTTTCTACCATCCCACGTGGGGACAGCGACGGGGCATCTGGGTGGTGTTTAGTAGCCGGCTGGGGTTCAACCAGGATGCAAGGGGAGTCAGGAGGAAGcgaggcagctcctgcaggtGCCCTTGCTTAGGCCACAGTTGGGAGGTGGCTGGGACAGCCCAGGGGCAAAGGTCGCCACTCAGGGCATTGGGTATAGAGGAGGGGTGAAGAACAACCAGGAGTCGACATTGCGATGCAACAGAGCTTTTATTGCAggtgcaggggaggagggagttgGGAGAAGAGCAGGGCCCTGTCGAGggccttcccctgcctcctggCAGTGGGCAGAGTGAGAGTGAGCATCAGccgtgctgcaggagcaggcagccagTGCGGGTCTCTGTCGTCAGGGGGCAGGGAGTCTTGAAGGGATGCTCAggcggggggcaggaggaaaggcagagcaggGTCCCAGGCAGGCATGAGTCATCCAAGCTCTGGAGCACAGCAAGGCCAGAGGCATGTCCTTCCACAGAGCACCATGTCGGGACGTAGCAGGGCCTTTTCCAGAGCTGTCCTTCATCTGCAGCCGCACCCAGAGTGGGGCTTAGCAGGGCCCGCAGCTGCCACTGAGGTACCTGTGGCCTCGGCGCCAGCCGCCATATCCGCAGCTCCCGTAGCCTCCGTAGCCCCCATAAAGACCATAGCCTCCATAGCCTCCATAGCCTCCATAGCCTCCATAGCCACCAAGGCCTCCATAGCCACCAAGGCCTCCATAAGCCCCATAACCCCCAAAGCCTCCAAAACCACCACGGCCTCCAAAAGTGCCGCCGTAGCCCCCTGCCACGCCGGGCGCTCCTGCCGAGCCAACAACGCTGTACTgcgggaaggagctgaggatgggccCGGGGAAGGTGACCACCGAGGCCGGGGGCTGGATCACCACCGTGGAGTCGGGGCACTGCCGCACACAGGGCTCGTTGGCGGTGTCAgccagcggggccggggcggccacCCCACAGGGAGAGACACACAGGTTGGAGCAGGACATCTTTCAGGCAGACTCAGGGAACCCTGGAAAACACACCTGCGATAAGGGAAGGGTACGGGGAAGGGGCTGTGTTGAGGGATGCAGGGAGAGATGCCCAAGGATCTTCCAAGAGCTGGACTTACCCGGTTGATGAGGAGAGTCAAGTGGAGGAAGGTGGACAGAGTGCTGTGAAGGGCTCAGCTCTTTTATACGTATCCCAGTCTGCCCCAGGGCATCAGCCACGTTTGGTGGTGCAAACCCCAGGTAATCATGAGATCAAGTGCAGAAGCGTCATGACACACATTCTGATGAAAAAATTTATATCCCTCTTTATATGCGGTTAAAGGTGTGCCAACAGTCCTTGGAGAGGATAGGGGTGATGGGAGGGTCAGACCATGACACACGGttacatgaaagacaaggtgCTGCGGTAGCTGATGTCACAGCACTAATAAACCCCAATCTGTCCGAAATCCCCCACTTTGACTACCTCTAAGACTCCCATGCACCGTTCAGGATATGGAGTGCCCAACTGCCTCGCACCACGCTGCTGCTCCTGTAGTCATAGCCCGCAGCAACAGCCCAGTCACGCACCAGAGCCAGCGGTGCTCAGAGTCCCTCCGCATGTGCCTGTGGGGACACATGCAGCCTGGCTCTCTGCAGGTGTTCGGCCAGCCTCTCCTGGCACAGCCCTCAATGCCCAGCGGAGTAGCTGAGTCCCGCCAGAGGCAGCTTGAGGAGGACCATGCTCAGAGACACGTGTCCATGGAAGCCGAGAGTGTCCGCgtccccttcctgccctccagctcccctGTGCGTGTCTCCTCTCCCACACGACCTTGCCTCCTGATCTCACCACTCCCCAGCCACGTTTGTGTTGAGGCCCCGGGTGTATGGGTCTTTGCCCCACACATCAAAGAGTGCCCCTGGTTCTTGCATGGCTGTTAACTGGGCACTCCCAAACACACCATGTCAAGCATGCCCATGGAGATGGCCAAGGCCGAGGGATGCCCCTGACCTGTTACCTGGAAGGGACCCCAGTCGACAATGGCTTTGGGAGATGGTGGGCATTTGGGAGGCACTCTGAGCGTGTGGAGTGgcttttccctctgcaaaacctcccagtgccccagtTTACCGGCTTGTAAAAGGGGAGGTAATGACAGGTTGTGCAGAGGATTGCAATGCTCATTTTAGGATAGTCAGGACTCTTCAATGTCAACAAAGTGTGGGGATTAGGGACAGATCAGGGACTGTAAATACAACATGAGTATCGCAGTTCATCCCTCTCGTAAGCCCTATCCCCTCCAATGACCATTTGCACACTAATAACCACATAGAAAAGAGccataaatattttgcatcGCTATCTGTGTCATGACGCTTCTCTACTTGATCTCGTGATTACCTGTGTTTTCCACCCCCACCCTTTGGCTGATGCCCTGGGGCAGACTGGGATACATATAAAAGAGCTGAGCCCTTCACAGCACTCTGTCCACCTTCCTCCGCTTGACTCTCCTCATCAACTGGGTAAGTCCAGCTCTTGGAAGATCCTTGGGCATCTCTCCCTGCATCCCTCAACACAGCCCCTTCCCCGTACCCTTCCCTGATCACAGGTGTGTTTTCCAGGGTTCCCTGAGTCTGCCTGAAAGATGTCCTGCTCCAACCTGTGTGTCTCTCCCTGTGGGgtggccgccccggccccgctggcTGACACCGCCAACGAGCCCTGTGTGCGGCAGTGCCCCGACTCCACGGTGGTGATCCAGCCCCCGGCCTCGGTGGTCACCTTCCCCGggcccatcctcagctccttcccgcAGTACAGCGTTGTTGGCTCGGCAGGAGCGCCCGGCGTGGCAGGGGGCTACGGCGGCACTTTTGGAGGCCGTGGTGGTTTTGGAGGCTTTGGGGGTTATGGGGCTTATGGAGGCCTTGGTGGCTATGGAGGCCTTGGTGGCTATGGAGGCTATGGAGGCTATGGAGGCTATGGAGGCTATGGTCTTTATGGGGGCTACGGAGGCTACGGGAGCTGCGGATATGGCGGCTGGCGCCGAGGCCACAGGTACCTCAGTGGCAGCTGCGGGCCCTGCTAAGCCCCACTCTGGGTGCGGCTGCAGATGAAGGACAGCTCTGGAAATGGCCCTGCTACGTCCCGACATGGTGCTCTGTGGAAGGACATGCCTCTGGCCTTGCTGTGCTCCAGAGCTTGGATGACTCGTGCCTGCCTGGggccctgctctgcctttcctcctgccccccgccTGAGCATCCCTTCAAGACTCCCTGCCCCCTGACGACAGAGACCCGCActggctgcctgctcctgcagcacggCTGATGCTCACTCTCACTCTGCCCACTGccaggaggcaggggaaggccCTCGACAGGGCCCTGCTCTTCTCCcaactccctcctcccctgcaccTGCAATAAAAGCTCTGTTGCATCGCAATGTCGACTCCTGGATTTCCTtcatctttccttcttctcaCTCCCCACTTCCCCCAGAGCTCAGGACGTGTTGGTTGGGGCTGCCTGAGTCTCCCATGGTGGTGGCCTTGGAGCACTGGGGCAGCTTGCTCAGAGTGCTGTGACTGATGATGACAGTCCCAGCTGTGTTTTGTAGAGCACATCCCACAGAGCTTCCTCTGGTCTCCCACCAGCAATAAACACCGTACTTTCCCAAAGCCCACCTTGAATATGGGAGAGTGCCATAGGTGCCTTGCAGAAGCTCTTCCAAATCCTCTGCAAAACCAGCATGCCTGGCATTACCTCCTTTTATTGCCTTGATATCAGCCACATGTGGACATCCAGGGAAATGGAGACGACCACTGCAtgtgcagggctgctgccacaCGATCGCCATGCCCCTGTGCCCACCTAGAGGTGGGAAGGGCTAAGGCAGACACAGCCAGGCCTTCCCAAGTTTCCTCTCAGAGCCTTGAAATGGCCACGGCTATCCAGTCAGAAGAAGCACAAAGCTCTgagagcaggaggttggacgGCCTACCCTCCTGAgatccctcccttccccaagtATCTTCTGCCCTAGTCATCTCAGCACGGCAAGGTAGTCTTGGGCAGAGACGGCTCCAGCCAGAGCCATGGGGAAGGGCAGTGTGGCAGCACgttggtccctgctggggagcTCAGAGAAAGAAGCCTCATCTGCAGGTGTGAACACCGAGGATGGGAAAACGGGCAGCAAAAGCACACgagcaggcaggtgtttttTCCACCACCTGACTGAAGCTGCACGACTTCTCTTTGCCTCGAGGTGTTTCAGTCTCTGCCCATGCTCACATCTACCAAGATTCCCCTGCACTGACTCTTGGCCAGCCACCGTGTCCTGGCTCACGCGATGGCCCCGGCACGTCTGCTGAGGGCACAGTGGTGGAAGGGGGTTCTGGTGACCCGATGACAGCTGCTGTGGGTGGGTGCTCTGGGGGGTTGCGGCAGCGTGGGCTGCTCAGTGGGCTGGCTGGTGAGGGAGGGCAGCCAAGGGCCATCAAAGGTCTGTCCAGAGCAGCAGTCTGTGGGCAGCTCTCTTGTCGTTTCCAGGCAGAGCCGTGTCCCCAGGCGGTGGGTGGGTGATTCAGGGAGTGCTGGGAAGAGCTTCTGGTCAAGCACTGGGGGCAAGAGAGCATCAGAAGTGCTCCAAGGAGCAGTGGAAGATGACAGAAAAACAGGATGAGGCAATGGTGGAGGGGTGCAGGAATGTGGAGGGGATGGAGGCAAGGCAtctggggaggtgctgggggttGCTCACCCTCTCCCCTCTGGAGCCATGGCCTCCCAGGCGGCTCTGAGCTGGGCCTTTGCCCTTGGAGTGGCTCCATGGGCATCCTCATCCCCACAGCtcgggggctgcaggcagcccgtGGGGAATGGCCAGAGTGGGCGGCAAACTCACGGTGGGGCCCAGCAGCTCTTCTTGGGCTGCGCAGAGCAGGAGCCCAAAGTGGGGAGAAGACAGGGAGGCAAAGAGGGAGAAGCTGCTGTTGAAGGAGAAGCGCACGAGCCCTGCTGCAAGTGACTGTCTGGAGGAGGGACGTGCTGCCAAGGTTTGCTCGTTTGGGCTGGCATGGAGTtagttttctttacagaagctagtatggggctatgttttggattttgctggaaacagtgctgcgGATTCCGGGATGTTTTCGTTATTGCTTAGGCGTGCTTAGAAAGAGTCAAAgagttttctgcttctcacagctGCCCAGCAGCGAGTGGGATGGGGATGCACAAGAACGTGGGAGACAATGCAGCTGGGAAAGCAGAGCCCAAGTGACCAGAAGGATATTCCATCCCACGTGACATCGTGCTGAGCATCgaaagctgggggaagcagaaggaaggaggtggTGTTCGTACTGATGGAGTTTGTCTTACTCTTCCCAAGTAACTTTtgctgatcacagaatcacagtatcacagaatcacagagcggttggaagggacctctggggatcATCTTGGGTAAtgtccctgcttgagcaagtacacctagagcaggcgGCACAGCAtcacatccaggtgggtttttaatgtttccagggaaggagactgcacaacctctctgggcatccTGTTTCACTGCTCTGTCATCCTCACTATAAAGAAGTCTTTCCTCATTTTGAGGTGAAACTAcctgtgtttcaacttgtgcccattgccatTGTCCTGTTATAGcacactattgaaaagagccttgTCCCATTGTCCTggcaccctccctttagatatttataggtgttgatgaaatcccccctcagttttctctcctccaggctgaacaaacccaggtctctcagcctttcctcatcagggagatggtccagtcccctgatcatctccgTAGCTCTCCGCcggacttgctccagcagttgcctgtccttaaactgggggtcccaaaactggacacagtacttcaaatgtggtctcactagagCAGAGTAGCATGGGAGTATACACCCTCTTGACCtcctggccacactccttttaatgcaccccaggacaccgttggccttcttggccccaagggcacggttctggctcagggtcaccttgctgccccccagcacccccagggccttctcagcagagctgctttctagtAGTTCAGCCCctaacctgtactggtgcggggggttgttcttccccaggtgcaggaccttgcacttgctcttcttgaatttcatgaggttcccttcagcccagctctccagcctgtccaggccttGTTGAATTGCAGCACAcccttctggtgtatcagccactcctcccagcttggtatcgtcagcaaacttgctgaggttacactctatcccatcatccaagtcactgatgaatatgttgaacagggctggacccagcacagacccctggggaacaccaccagtgacaggcctccatctagactctgctccattgatcacaacattctgagttctgttgttgagacAGTTACCAGTCCATCTCACTGTacactcatccaacccacacttccttagcttgcctgtgaggatgttatgggagagtGTTGAATGCTTTACTgagtcaagacagacaacatccactgctctcccttcatcgacccagccagtcacaccatcatagaaggctgtcaggttagtcaagcatgatctgcccttGGTGATTCCATGTTggctatttctgataaccttcttgtcctctacatgcctggagatgacctccagaatgaactgatccatcacctttccagggacagaggtgaggctgactggcctagagttccccaggtcctccttcttgccctttattaagattggagtgacatttgctgtcctccagtccttgggaacctctcctgtcctccatgacctttcaaagatgatgcaGAGGGGCTcggcaagaacatccgccagctccctcagcacttgcgggtgcatcccattggggcccatggatttgcgaggatccagtttgcacaggtgatctctgacccgaTCCTCCTCAATCAATGGTAAGCCTTCCGTTCTCcaaatgtttcctcttttttcttggGGCTGAGATGATAGAGGGCCAGCATTAGCAGTAAAaatgaggcaaagaaggcattcagtaactccaccttctctgcatcatGCGTCACCAGGGCctcttccttgttcagcagtgggtctgctgtatccccagtcttccttttactgctgatgtatttaaagaagcccttcttgttatctttaacttgcattgccagatttaattctaagtgggccttggccttccttgtcgcacctctgcataccctgacaacattcctatattcctcccaagtggccagtccctttttccacatactgtggacatcccttttccatttgagtttcaCAAGAAGCTCCTTGCtgatccatgtgggtctcctggctcctctgtctgactgcttcctcctgggaaTGCAttgatcttgagctcagaggaagtggtccttgaatactgccCAGCTGTCTTGGACCtctctgccttccagagccctagcccatgggattgCTCCTATCAGGTCTTTGAATAGGCCACAGCTGGCCTTCTTGAAGTCCAAGGCTGTAACCCTACTTGTTGCCCAGCTTCTACcttgcagtatcctaaactcgaccatctcatggtcactgcagccaaggccaccccaactctcacatcctcaacctgctcttccttgtttgttagtgTAAGGTCGAGCAGCATATCTCAACTTATTGGCTCCTCAACCAGCTGCATCCAAAGGTTGTCCTCAGAGTTCTGCAAAAACATTCTGGATCGTGTATGGCTGGCCATGAtccttttccagaaaatatgagggtggttgaagtcccccatgagaaccaaAGACTGCGATTGTGAGGCTAATTCCAGCTGACTGTGGAAAGCTTCATCAAATTCCTCCTATTAATTATATGGACTGTAGAAAACAGCCACAATAGGTGAAgaagccctgctgtcctggagatggctaaacacctgcctgctggtgggaagtAGTGAGAGaaactctccttttccattgcTTCTGTGCGCAACTTTACATAATAACCTGCCTTCATATCAAACTACGAGCTTTCTCCCGTTTCATCTTCCGATTCTTTCTACCATCCCTCGTGGGGACAGCGACGGGGCATCTGGGTGGTGTTTAGTAGCCGGCTGGGGTTCAACCAGGATGCAAGGGGAGTCAGGAGGAAGcgaggcagctcctgcaggtGCCCTTGCTTAGGCCACAGTTGGGAGGTGGCTGGGACAGCCCAGGGGCAAAGGTCGCCACTCAGGGCATTGGGTATAGAGGAGGGGTGAAGAACAACCAGGAGTCGACATTGCGATGCAACAGAGCTTTTATTGCAggtgcaggggaggagggagttgGGAGAAGAGCAGGGCCCTGTCGAGggccttcccctgcctcctggCAGTGGGCAGAGTGAGAGTGAGCATCAGccgtgctgcaggagcaggcagccagTGCGGGTCTCTGTCGTCAGGGGGCAGGGAGTCTTGAAGGGATGCTCAggcggggggcaggaggaaaggcagagcagggccCCAGGCAGGCACGAGTCATCCAAGCTCTGGAGCACAGCAAGGCCAGAGGCATGTCCTTCCACAGAGCACCATGTCGGGACGTAGCAGGGCCATTTCCAGAGCTGTCCTTCATCTGCAGCCGCACCCAGAGTGGGGCTTAGCAGGGCCCGCAGCTGCCACTGAGGTACCTGTGGCCTCGGCGCCAGCCGCCATATCCGCAGCTCCCATAGCCTCCGTAGCCCCCATAAAGACCATAGCCTCCATAGCCTCCATAGCCTCCATAGCCTCCATAGCCACCAAGGCCTCCATAGCCACCAAGGCCTCCATAAGCCCCATAACCCCCAAAGCCTCCAAAACCACCACTGCCTCCAAAAGTGCCGCCGTAGCCCCCTGCCACGCCGGGCGCTCCTGCCGAGCCAACAACGCTGTACTgcgggaaggagctgaggatgggccCGGGGAAGGTGACCACCGAGGCCGGGGGCTGGATCACCACCGTGGAGTCGGGGCACTGCCGCACACAGGGCTCGTTGGCGGTGTCAgccagcggggccggggcggccacCCCACAGGGAGAGACACACAGGTTGGAGCAGGACATCTTTCAGGCAGACTCAGGGAACCCTGGAAATCACACCTGTGATCAGGGAAGGGTACGGGGAAGGGGCTGTGTTGAGGGATGCAGGGAGAGATGCCCAAGGATCTTCCAAGAGCTGGACTTACCCGGTTGATGAGGAGAGTCAAGCGGAGGAAGGTGGATAGAGTGCTGTGAAGGGCTCAGCTCTTTTATACATGTCCCAGTCTGCCCCAGGGCATCAGccaaggggtgggggtggaaaaCACAGGTAATCACGAGATCAAGTAGAGAAGCGTCATGACACAGATAGCgatgcaaaatatttatggCTCTTTTCTATGTGGTTATTAGTGTGCAAATGGTCATTGGAGGGGATAGGGCTTACGAGAGGGATGAACTGCGATACTCATGTTGTATTTACAGTCCCTGATCTGTCCCTAATCCCCACACTTTGTTGACATTGAAGAGTCCTGACTATCCTAAAATGAGCATTGCAATCCTCTGCACAACCTGTCATTACCTCCCCTTTTACAAGCCGGTAAactggggcactgggaggttttgcagagggaaaagcCACTCCACACGCTCAGAGTGCCTCCCAAATGACTACCATCTCCCAAAGCCATTGTCGACTGGGGTCCCTTCCAGGTAACAGGTCAGGGGCATCCCTCGGCCTTGGCCATCTCCATGGCCATGCTTGACATGGTGTGTTTGGGAGTGCCCAGTTAACAGCCATGCAAGAACCAGGGGCACTCTTTGATGTGTGGGGCAAAGACCCATACACCCGGGGCCTCAACACAAACGTGGCTGGGGAGTGGTGAGATCAGGAGGCAAGGTCGTGTGGGAGAGGAGACACGCACaggggagctggagggcaggaaggggacGCGGACACTCTCGGCTTCCATGGACACGTGTCTCTGAGCATGGTCCTCCTCAAGCTGCCTCTGGCGGGACTCAGCTACTCCGCTGGGCATTGAGGGCTGTGCCAGGAGAGGCTGGCCGAACACCTGCAGAGAGCCAGGCTGCATGTGTCCCCACAGGCACATGCGGAGGGACTCTGAGCACCGCTGGCTCTGGTGCGTGACTGGGCTGTTGCTGCGGGCTATGACTACAGGAGCAGCAGCGTGGTGCGAGGCGGTTGGGCACGCCATATCCTGAACGGTGCATGGGAGTCTTAGAGGTAGTCAAAGTGGGGGATTTCGGACAGATTGGGGTTTATTAGTGCTGTGACATCAGCTACCGCAGcaccttgtctttcatgtaaCCGTGTGTCATGGTCTGACCCTCCCATCACCCCTATCCTCTCCAAGGACTGTTGGCACACCTTTAACCGCATATAAAGAGGGATATAAATTTTTTCATCAGAATGTGTGTCATGACGCTTCTCCACTTGATCTCATGATTACCTGGGGTTTGCGCCACCAAACGTGGCTGATGCCCTGGGGCAGACTGGGATACGTATAAAAGAGCTGAGCCCTTCACAGCACTCTGTCCACCTTCCTCCACTTGACTCTCCTCATCAACCGGGTAAGTCCAGCTCTTGGAAGATCCTTGGGCATCTCTCCCTGCATCCCTCAACACAGCCCCTTCCCCGTACCCTTCCCTGATCGCAGGTGTGATTTCCAGGGTTCCCTGAGTCTGCCTGAAAGATGTCCTGCTCCAACCTGTGTGTCTCTCCCTGTGGGgtggccgccccggccccgctggcTGACACCGCCAACGAGCCCTGTGTGCGGC includes the following:
- the LOC135317999 gene encoding claw keratin-like isoform X1, with protein sequence MSCSNLCVSPCGVAAPAPLADTANEPCVRQCPDSTVVIQPPASVVTFPGPILSSFPQYSVVGSAGAPGVAGGYGGTFGGRGGFGGFGGYGAYGGLGGYGGLGGYGGYGGYGGYGGYGLYGGYGGYGSCGYGGWRRGHRYLSGSCGPC
- the LOC135317999 gene encoding claw keratin-like isoform X2, which codes for MSCSNLCVSPCGVAAPAPLADTANEPCVRQCPDSTVVIQPPASVVTFPGPILSSFPQYSVVGSAGAPGVAGGYGGTFGGRGGFGGFGGLGGYGGYGGYGGYGGYGLYGGYGGYGSCGYGGWRRGHRYLSGSCGPC
- the LOC135318000 gene encoding claw keratin-like isoform X2, which translates into the protein MSCSNLCVSPCGVAAPAPLADTANEPCVRQCPDSTVVIQPPASVVTFPGPILSSFPQYSVVGSAGAPGVAGGYGGTFGGSGGFGGFGGLGGYGGYGGYGGYGGYGLYGGYGGYGSCGYGGWRRGHRYLSGSCGPC
- the LOC135318000 gene encoding claw keratin-like isoform X1 — encoded protein: MSCSNLCVSPCGVAAPAPLADTANEPCVRQCPDSTVVIQPPASVVTFPGPILSSFPQYSVVGSAGAPGVAGGYGGTFGGSGGFGGFGGYGAYGGLGGYGGLGGYGGYGGYGGYGGYGLYGGYGGYGSCGYGGWRRGHRYLSGSCGPC